One Mycobacterium marseillense DNA window includes the following coding sequences:
- a CDS encoding glycosyltransferase, whose translation MTRDTDRAYLKRPVGDTTGLPLTRPLAVLIVSRCGRDLLEACLDSVAEHLPGLPIHVYDRSGTGHADLAAKYPAVHWFPGQRNVGFAAAYNTLVEHMPADADLLLLDPHARVLGPLNRTRELLGQPRVAAVSPLARDAEEPGRAPWDIATRRYTVTRELSAAAGRSGPPRRPPPPRRYSHQPTESRSVDGVLDPVCLAISRAAWNTIGGFDEEYFGYGEAADWQARARAAGWRILLADELGVERRDPVTDDEPRQRRNRDLARANTALLLEHQNSVHHADVYLAGTAALQRLRRPKHARRRSDLPSIVIATNRLVYGGAERQKALLATELGRRGYAVTIVCVQRFGPLIAEIPDTVRVIRQPWWAPMVDIAEGPSVLITGDTNTEVGFGTLWRAAGRSRRWLVAPHVPPEEDRPIYSRPLTAAMRRADGFIVLAQRHWDMLTKQHRLRGRHFVAPNGVTDIGEPSPRRRSAGEPLHLVMLSRIVEHKNPHLLIEALGGLAEMPWRLSIFGDGPDRERLQARTPAGLGDRVQWRGWSAGPGPALADADLLCVPSRSEAFPVVILEAMARAVPVAASAICAVPEMLDFGGAGFLVEPVSVSGWREHLTRIMADPDALPSVGQRGYARMRKHYTVEAMADAYLDAIGAVL comes from the coding sequence ATGACCCGTGACACGGACCGGGCATATCTGAAGCGCCCGGTCGGCGACACCACGGGGTTGCCGTTGACGCGCCCACTGGCCGTGCTGATCGTGAGCCGATGCGGTCGCGATTTGCTCGAGGCCTGCCTCGACAGCGTCGCCGAGCACCTACCCGGGCTGCCGATTCACGTCTATGACCGCAGCGGCACGGGACATGCGGACCTCGCCGCGAAATACCCTGCGGTTCATTGGTTTCCGGGGCAGAGGAACGTCGGCTTCGCCGCGGCCTACAACACCCTGGTGGAGCACATGCCCGCCGATGCCGACCTCCTGTTGCTGGACCCCCACGCCCGCGTGCTGGGGCCGCTGAACCGCACCCGCGAGTTGCTCGGTCAGCCCCGGGTGGCGGCGGTTTCGCCGCTCGCGCGCGACGCCGAGGAGCCGGGCCGGGCGCCCTGGGACATCGCCACCCGCCGCTACACCGTCACCCGGGAGCTGAGCGCGGCCGCCGGCCGCTCCGGACCTCCCCGCCGCCCGCCACCCCCACGGCGGTACTCTCACCAGCCCACCGAATCACGAAGCGTCGACGGCGTTTTGGATCCGGTCTGCCTGGCGATCAGCCGCGCGGCCTGGAACACCATCGGCGGCTTCGACGAGGAGTACTTCGGCTACGGCGAGGCGGCCGACTGGCAGGCCCGGGCCCGTGCGGCCGGCTGGCGCATTCTGCTCGCCGACGAGCTCGGCGTCGAGCGCCGCGACCCGGTCACCGACGACGAACCCCGGCAGCGCCGCAATCGGGACTTGGCGCGCGCCAACACCGCGCTGTTGCTCGAACATCAAAACAGCGTTCACCACGCCGACGTATACCTGGCCGGCACAGCCGCGCTCCAGCGACTGCGGCGGCCGAAGCACGCGCGTCGGCGTAGCGACCTGCCATCGATCGTCATCGCCACCAATCGCCTGGTCTACGGCGGCGCAGAGCGGCAAAAGGCGCTCTTGGCGACCGAATTGGGCCGCCGCGGCTACGCGGTCACCATCGTCTGCGTGCAGCGGTTCGGCCCGCTGATCGCCGAAATCCCGGACACGGTGCGGGTGATTCGCCAGCCGTGGTGGGCCCCGATGGTCGACATTGCCGAGGGCCCGTCGGTACTGATCACCGGCGACACCAATACCGAGGTGGGATTCGGCACGTTGTGGCGCGCGGCCGGCAGGAGCCGTCGATGGCTGGTCGCACCGCACGTGCCTCCCGAAGAGGACAGGCCGATCTATTCGCGGCCGCTGACTGCCGCGATGCGCCGCGCGGACGGTTTCATCGTTTTGGCGCAACGCCATTGGGACATGCTGACCAAACAACATCGGCTCCGGGGGCGGCACTTCGTCGCGCCCAACGGTGTCACCGACATCGGCGAGCCGAGCCCTCGGCGCCGCAGCGCCGGTGAACCGCTGCACCTGGTCATGCTCTCGCGCATCGTCGAGCACAAGAACCCGCATCTGCTGATCGAGGCGCTGGGCGGCCTGGCCGAGATGCCATGGAGGTTGTCGATTTTCGGCGACGGGCCCGATCGGGAGAGGCTGCAGGCGCGCACACCCGCCGGGTTGGGCGACCGTGTCCAGTGGCGCGGATGGTCGGCCGGCCCGGGCCCCGCGTTGGCGGACGCGGACCTGCTGTGCGTCCCCAGCCGCTCCGAGGCTTTCCCGGTGGTGATCCTGGAGGCGATGGCCCGGGCCGTGCCGGTTGCGGCGTCGGCGATTTGCGCGGTCCCCGAAATGCTGGATTTCGGAGGCGCGGGATTCCTCGTCGAGCCCGTGTCCGTGTCGGGCTGGCGAGAACACTTGACCCGGATCATGGCCGACCCCGACGCGCTGCCGTCGGTGGGACAACGGGGTTACGCGCGCATGCGCAAGCACTACACGGTGGAAGCGATGGCCGATGCCTACCTGGATGCGATCGGAGCGGTGCTGTGA
- a CDS encoding glycosyltransferase — translation MIFVIMGMEVHPFDRLAQAVDELARTNAVGEDFFVQLGTCEFEPRHAAFERFLSFGDVCTHIRRASVAVTHAGAGSALLCIEQGKHPVLVPRRSSRGEHVDEHQLPFAEKLAGAGLATVVRETEELPAAIAATRSRSAPPDALGRARELTGWLETFWRGLA, via the coding sequence GTGATCTTCGTGATCATGGGGATGGAGGTTCATCCCTTCGATCGGCTGGCGCAGGCGGTGGACGAGTTGGCGCGCACGAACGCGGTGGGGGAGGACTTTTTCGTGCAGCTCGGAACCTGCGAGTTCGAGCCACGCCACGCCGCGTTCGAGCGCTTCCTGTCCTTCGGGGATGTCTGCACGCACATCCGGCGGGCTTCCGTCGCCGTCACCCACGCGGGCGCCGGATCGGCACTGCTGTGCATCGAGCAAGGGAAACATCCCGTACTGGTGCCGCGTCGCTCGTCGCGCGGGGAGCACGTCGATGAGCATCAGCTGCCCTTCGCCGAGAAGTTGGCGGGTGCCGGGCTGGCGACCGTGGTTCGGGAAACAGAGGAGCTCCCGGCGGCCATCGCGGCGACGCGGTCCCGATCGGCGCCGCCGGATGCGCTGGGCCGGGCCCGCGAGCTGACCGGTTGGCTGGAGACGTTCTGGCGGGGCCTGGCCTGA
- a CDS encoding glycosyltransferase family 4 protein, translating into MLWLSPWTRPAVRVQAEALLRHGADVLLVTSDQHPESDAAREYELVLDPRFRTAATWLPTLKAWRRVRRFRPDVVIAELVRDPRWIALAGRTPRIQVVHDDRPHDPDELTPAYERAVFDRWAARSAATIAYSDFVATAVSARRDVAGTPVHVVPLASDLDLDRVPPFVGAERRRDFVMFGRLNPYKNVDVVLAAWQRHVVGGGWRGDNLVLVGGGSLDADALPKHVRWRNGSFRYADVIPTLAAAKGSLAHYRRASQSGVQSLSMQLGVMPIVSTAGALPEYQPPGLAPVGVDDVAGLAAAFDLLADPATAARLGADAARHYAHRCAVDLVAVGFLDVIADVLDRRR; encoded by the coding sequence GTGCTGTGGCTTTCGCCGTGGACGCGGCCGGCGGTGCGGGTGCAGGCCGAAGCGCTGCTGCGCCACGGCGCCGACGTGCTGCTGGTCACCTCCGATCAGCACCCGGAGTCCGACGCCGCACGCGAGTACGAGTTGGTGCTCGATCCGCGCTTTCGCACGGCCGCGACCTGGCTGCCCACCCTGAAAGCCTGGCGCCGTGTCCGCAGGTTCCGGCCTGACGTCGTGATCGCCGAACTGGTGCGGGATCCACGCTGGATCGCGTTGGCCGGGCGGACGCCGCGCATTCAGGTGGTGCACGACGATCGGCCGCACGATCCCGACGAACTGACACCGGCCTACGAGCGTGCGGTGTTCGACCGCTGGGCCGCGCGCTCGGCCGCCACCATCGCCTACAGCGACTTTGTCGCGACCGCCGTCTCGGCTCGCCGCGATGTCGCCGGGACGCCGGTGCACGTCGTGCCATTGGCCAGCGACCTCGATCTCGACCGCGTTCCGCCGTTCGTGGGGGCCGAGCGGCGCCGCGACTTCGTCATGTTCGGCCGGCTCAACCCCTACAAGAACGTCGATGTCGTGCTGGCGGCCTGGCAGCGACACGTGGTCGGCGGCGGCTGGCGCGGCGACAACCTGGTGCTCGTCGGCGGCGGGTCGCTGGACGCCGACGCCCTGCCCAAACACGTGCGCTGGCGCAACGGCAGCTTCCGCTACGCCGATGTGATCCCCACGCTGGCCGCCGCCAAAGGGTCGCTCGCCCACTACCGGCGCGCCTCACAGAGCGGTGTGCAATCACTGTCGATGCAGCTGGGCGTCATGCCGATCGTGTCGACCGCCGGCGCGTTGCCCGAATACCAGCCACCGGGTTTGGCCCCGGTCGGCGTCGACGACGTCGCCGGGCTCGCCGCCGCGTTCGACCTCCTGGCCGATCCGGCGACCGCGGCGCGGCTGGGGGCCGACGCGGCGCGGCACTACGCGCACCGGTGCGCGGTTGACCTTGTCGCCGTGGGCTTTTTGGACGTCATCGCCGACGTGCTGGATCGCCGGCGGTGA
- a CDS encoding flippase — translation MTEPTAPAAVVPSVPLARMAHAFSIQLICRALGMLASVVSVAMTARYLGPGRYGQLTIAVAFVAMWTSFADLGIATVIVRRVTSGRGELERLVRINSGLALLYCGPLAVLAAGSGLLIYHDPEVRVMLVVLSGGLLLQTMTTRFEPVFLATVRFFAVAISDVAARVSTLAMVAWLVAVHSDVIWFAVAQLIPPAVQLVIQGAAAMRHISVRPLFAPREAADLLRESLPLIGFMIVGLLYCRADGVILSLLSTHSEVGVYGLALTISFNTIVVSLIFHKSTLSTATELFSRDVAAFARFLRRSVELMYFVAVPIAVVGVLLAGPLIGLFGKSAFIERGTPTLALLFVAAALRFVGGTLGQGLVASHHQQVLLWLTVATLVLNVALNVALAGRFGAVGPGVALVCTELFNMTISSWWLRRRCGYRPPAMFVLRLLIPTGASVVVTLLLSGHHVILVLIAAAAAYLATSATFGPISWSSLASLRATLREKQPTA, via the coding sequence ATGACTGAGCCAACGGCACCCGCCGCGGTGGTGCCCTCGGTGCCGCTCGCCCGGATGGCTCACGCGTTCTCGATCCAGCTGATCTGTCGGGCCCTGGGCATGCTCGCTTCCGTGGTGTCGGTGGCGATGACCGCCCGCTACCTGGGACCCGGACGCTACGGCCAGCTCACCATCGCGGTGGCGTTCGTCGCGATGTGGACGAGCTTCGCCGATCTGGGCATTGCCACCGTCATCGTGCGACGGGTGACTTCCGGCCGCGGCGAACTCGAACGCCTGGTGCGCATCAACAGCGGCCTGGCCCTTCTCTACTGTGGTCCCCTCGCGGTGCTGGCGGCCGGGTCGGGGTTGCTCATCTATCACGACCCCGAGGTGCGCGTCATGCTCGTCGTGCTGTCGGGCGGGCTCCTGCTGCAGACCATGACGACGCGATTCGAACCGGTGTTCCTTGCCACCGTCCGGTTTTTCGCGGTGGCCATCTCCGATGTCGCCGCCCGGGTAAGCACGCTGGCCATGGTCGCCTGGCTGGTCGCGGTCCACTCGGACGTCATCTGGTTCGCGGTCGCCCAGCTGATCCCGCCTGCCGTGCAGCTGGTGATCCAGGGCGCCGCCGCGATGCGTCACATCTCGGTGCGGCCGCTGTTCGCCCCGCGGGAAGCCGCCGACCTGTTACGGGAAAGCTTGCCGCTGATCGGATTCATGATCGTCGGGCTCCTGTACTGCCGCGCCGACGGCGTGATCCTGTCCCTGCTGAGCACCCACTCCGAGGTGGGCGTGTACGGCCTGGCCCTCACGATCTCGTTCAACACGATCGTGGTCTCGCTGATCTTCCACAAGTCGACGCTGTCGACGGCCACCGAGCTGTTCTCGCGCGATGTCGCGGCATTCGCCCGGTTTCTGCGCCGCAGCGTCGAGTTGATGTACTTCGTAGCGGTCCCGATCGCCGTGGTGGGCGTGCTGCTGGCCGGACCGTTGATCGGCTTGTTCGGCAAGAGCGCATTCATCGAACGCGGGACGCCCACGCTGGCGTTGCTGTTCGTCGCCGCGGCCTTGCGATTCGTCGGCGGCACCCTGGGCCAGGGTTTGGTGGCTTCCCATCATCAACAGGTCCTGCTCTGGCTGACCGTGGCGACCCTCGTGCTCAATGTCGCGCTCAATGTCGCCCTGGCGGGGCGGTTCGGCGCCGTCGGTCCGGGCGTGGCGCTGGTGTGCACGGAGCTGTTCAACATGACGATCTCCAGCTGGTGGCTGCGCCGCCGCTGCGGCTACCGCCCGCCCGCGATGTTCGTGCTGCGGTTGCTGATCCCGACGGGCGCGAGTGTCGTTGTGACACTGTTGCTCTCGGGTCATCACGTGATCCTGGTGCTGATCGCGGCGGCCGCCGCCTACCTGGCCACCAGCGCGACGTTCGGTCCGATCAGCTGGTCGAGCCTGGCGTCCTTGCGGGCCACGCTGCGCGAAAAGCAGCCGACGGCATGA